CGAGGTGAAGTAACTGTATAGCGTGCCGTCCGGTTCCAACCGCCAATCATGAACGCCTCCGCCCACTTCAACGCTGCCTCGCGTCTGGACAATGTTCCGAATGCTCCGGCGGGGTACGATGCGAATGCGCTGTTCACCCACTCGTTCAACGGCGAATCCGACAGGATAAACGGAAGCTCATCCGGTTTCATCTCCTTGGGATACCGATCCCAAGGGAGATGTCCCAATAGTGACAGGACTACTTGGGTGAGTGAACCCACATGCTGTAAGCCGCCTCGGTGCCGGACGTATTCGCGTACCCGTCTCGCGTCCCGACCCCTCTGTTGCCAAGCGCCAGCATACATCAGGGCCGCTGGCATCCACAGTTGCAGACAAATTTCCTTCGGTCTCATCTTCGTACACCCTCCAGATCCCGTCTTTGTCCTGTCTGGCCAGAATCCACTCCACCAATCCCTCTTCTAACCGTTTATCCCGCACTTCCAACAACTTCATCAGCAAGATCATATAGGCATCCGTCATAACGCCACTTTCAAAACAAAAAGTCCATCGGCCGTCGGCTTCCTGACAACGTAACAAGGATTCACGCAAACGATCGATCGTCGCTTCCACCCGTTCCATTAAAGACATGCCTCTCTCCCCCCGTTCTTTCTCCTAGCTACCTACCACCTTATTCAGCCAGGGAGAAAAAAAGAAAAGAGGCTACTACAAAGTGGTTGGCGTACCACGGTTCCGGGTGCACCGATTTTCCGTCGCGTGCGGAGTGAAGACGGGAAATCGGTGTTCGCGTACTTTGTCAACAACCTGAAAAAGGGTGATTCCATAGAAAAAGCCGGGTTCCCCCTTGAAAAGGGTTTGCCCGGCTACTGATGATAGGTCCAATTCATACGGGGCCCATACCCGTTTTCACTCTAACACTGCTTCTGAAGAGGAGGGAGTTTCCCGCCGATTCACCCACTCCTTAAAACGCCCGCGCATACTGCTTGGGCAACACGGGAGACCGTCCCAACTCCAACGCCGCGTGGTTGGCCCAATACGGATCGCGCAACATAGCCCGTCCGATGGCTACCATATCAGCTTGCCCATTTTGCAGCACCATTTCCGCCACTTTCGGATCATCCAAACCACCGACGGCGATTACCGGCACCCCCACCGCTTCCCGAATGGCAGCGGCAAACGGTACCTGGTATCCAGGTACACCCGTCTTGATCGGCGGAGCCACAGGGCTTTCGCCACCGCTGCTTACGTCAAACGCGTCCACCCCCAGCTCATGGAACAGACGGCAACGCTCGATCGTATCTTCCAAAGTGTACCCGCCTTCCGTATATTCCACAGCCGACAGTCTCATCAAAAGCGGCATGTCGTCAGGAATCCGTTGGCGAACCGTCTGAATCACCTCGGCAGCAAACCGTTCCGGTTCTCCGTATTCATCTGTCCGACGGTTGGAAAGTTTGGACAGGAATTGATGGATCAAATACCCATGAGCACCGTGCAATTCGATCGTATCGAATCCGGCCGCCACCGCCCGCTCCGCAGCCTTTCCGAAGGCCTCTACCAATTCCTTGACTTCGTCGGTGGTCAACTCATGCGGTACACGAAACCGGTCCGAAAACGGAACAGCTGACGGTGCCTGGGGACGAAGGCTGTCCGACTCCGCTTTTCGACCTGCGTGCGCGATTTGGATACCCACTTTGGCCCCGTATTGGTGACATGCTTCCACGATGCGCCGGAACGATGGAATGTGTTCATCCGACCAAATTCCCAGGTCCTTGTCGGTGATGCGACCGTCCGGATGTACGTCCGTCATTTCGATCATGATCAGACCCGTTCCGCCGACGGCCCGGGAAACATAGTGAACGTAATGCCAGTCGTTGGGATGACCGTCCAAAGTGTCCACGCTATACTGACACATCGGAGACATCATGATACGGTTTTTGACTGTCATTCCACGCAATGTGATGGGATCGAACAAACCAGCCATCGCTTCTTCCACTCCTCCATCGCGAATGTGCCGTTCTTTTTTATCATAGCAAAAATATCATCCAAAAGTGAAGCAGATTGCAAAAGATAAGTTGTTATGGATGAATTAGTAAATGATAAGGTTTCCTTGTGGGATGAGAGGTTATCGTCCATTTTTGATTCCCTTTTTTCCACTTCCCTATTCCAGTTTGCATACAATACCCCAAGAATCGATCTTGATGATTCCTCCCATTAAGTCGGAATACCAAGCCGAATCCAAACAATCACTTCCTTTTGGATCAGTGTGTTCTTCGCACGAAGCTGCCAGGACATCCAAACAAATCCGCAAATGAAAATCATTTGTATGATCCATACAACGTTCACTTGATGTTTGTGAAAAGAAAGTGTACGATTATAACAGCTACTTGATAATAATGATTTTAATTAAGGCAGGGAAATGATGTGAAAACATATGATTACCATCACCTGAATCACGTAAAAGAACAGCAATCATCAAAGAAAACATTATGGATTACCCTATTGCTGACTTTAGTTTTTACAGTCGTAGAGATTGTAGGTGGTTTGTTATCCAATTCTCTCGCGCTATTGTCCGATTCGGCTCACATGATTTCGGATGTTCTCGCTTTGGGATTGAGCTTGACTGCTAGTTATCTGGCAACACGACACCCAAATCGGAAATACACATTCGGTTTCCTTCGTTTTGAGATTATCGCTTCATTCCTAAATGGGCTGGCACTCGTCGTGATTGCCATTGGCATCTTCATTGAGGGTATACACCGATTGATTCAACCGCGAGACATTCACATGCAGCTGATGTTGATGATCGCTGCGGTGGGGTTGTTGGTAAACATTGTTCTCACCATCATTCTCAGCCGAAGCTCAAAGGAAGAAGAGAATTTGAACATTAAAAGTGCACTCTGGCACTTTATGGGAGACTTACTCAGTTCCGTCGGGATTATTGCTTCCTCCGTTTTGATATACTTTACAGGTTATTCCATTTTCGATCCATTAATCAGTATGATCATCGGTGGGATCATTTTCTACGGAGGTGCAAAGATTATCCGAGAATCGTTTCTGATTTTGATGGAAGCGGTCCCTGACAAGTTTGATCTTGATTCCATCCGCCAGGAAATCAGCAAGGTGGAAGG
This DNA window, taken from Polycladomyces subterraneus, encodes the following:
- a CDS encoding NADH:flavin oxidoreductase/NADH oxidase; its protein translation is MAGLFDPITLRGMTVKNRIMMSPMCQYSVDTLDGHPNDWHYVHYVSRAVGGTGLIMIEMTDVHPDGRITDKDLGIWSDEHIPSFRRIVEACHQYGAKVGIQIAHAGRKAESDSLRPQAPSAVPFSDRFRVPHELTTDEVKELVEAFGKAAERAVAAGFDTIELHGAHGYLIHQFLSKLSNRRTDEYGEPERFAAEVIQTVRQRIPDDMPLLMRLSAVEYTEGGYTLEDTIERCRLFHELGVDAFDVSSGGESPVAPPIKTGVPGYQVPFAAAIREAVGVPVIAVGGLDDPKVAEMVLQNGQADMVAIGRAMLRDPYWANHAALELGRSPVLPKQYARAF
- a CDS encoding cation diffusion facilitator family transporter, producing the protein MKTYDYHHLNHVKEQQSSKKTLWITLLLTLVFTVVEIVGGLLSNSLALLSDSAHMISDVLALGLSLTASYLATRHPNRKYTFGFLRFEIIASFLNGLALVVIAIGIFIEGIHRLIQPRDIHMQLMLMIAAVGLLVNIVLTIILSRSSKEEENLNIKSALWHFMGDLLSSVGIIASSVLIYFTGYSIFDPLISMIIGGIIFYGGAKIIRESFLILMEAVPDKFDLDSIRQEISKVEGVKDVHELHLWAVSTDHYSLTAHVFIQEDVQPFEVIQAINHILKEKYGIQHSTIQTEHPAIHDHGDYGKQFIMTKC